Proteins co-encoded in one Hirundo rustica isolate bHirRus1 chromosome 18, bHirRus1.pri.v3, whole genome shotgun sequence genomic window:
- the COIL gene encoding coilin gives MMAAGGGPVRLRLVFDHPPPASPGCALCWLLLEPGQARLVTDLLSLIRHRFGFSRRARLSLFLQGALLPPAESARLVRDNDSLRVKLEEIVADDYEEIDDGFIYTTKEDKKRPRHQQDEEEFSRNEGKHKRKKKKKEKQNLEYSSCREETSVDTWDSKKRYTKRKRKEEVRGRNRLAEGKEESSTSHSKKVKKTEREKQLATKKKDEKQTEDAAAKMALEQANESFSLNSGKSSTKKITTQSRKKRVGASDSSSTSSDSDSSELNVKENKSSHKPVVETLPKDKYQAASDSDVETNKVTVKSNTEKTKTAINKNAKKPQSSSSDSDSSTEDEKVTPAQDSTVKEKSVPNHVVAVNASTKAPKAKSSSSDSDSSDSDTLVIKKSAAGAALGNSLVRNCTKQLPASVQGLFASPGRGRGHGTGEDNFWRGPRGRGFRGMMRGHGRGANPGFFFNYSSEGQKQRQLNEAATNTSVLVQNPVEIPKRDYTVLPLLAAPPQVGEIIAFKHLELTENYSPEISDYKEAKIISWNAEKKQIELEILSTSAGQSAKEPGKFDLVYQSADGVELVEYAVPQDTKITESWDALIEPRLIVEPPVNGSGMKMEHLGCEKM, from the exons atgatGGCGGCCGGCGGCGGCCCGGTGCGGCTGCGGCTGGTGTTCGACCACCCTCCGCCGGCCAGCCCCGGCTGCgcgctgtgctggctgctgctggagccgggCCAGGCGCGCCTCGTTACCGACCTGCTCAGCCTCATCCGCCACCGCTTCGGCTTCAGCCGCCGCGCCCGCCTCAGCCTCTTCCTCCAGGGGGCGCTGCTGCCGCCCGCCGAGAGCGCGCGCCTCGTGCGGGACAACGACTCGCTGCG agtAAAATTGGAAGAGATAGTTGCAGATGATTATGAAGAGATAGATGATGGCTTTATTTACACaacaaaagaagacaaaaaaaggcCCAGACAccagcaggatgaggaagaaTTCTCTAGGAATGAAGGCaagcataaaaggaaaaaaaagaaaaaggagaagcaaaACCTTGAGTATTCCTCTTGTAGGGAAGAGACCTCTGTAGATACTTGGGACTCTAAGAAAAGGTACAcgaaaagaaaaagaaaggaagaagttaGAGGAAGAAATAGACTTGCAGAAGGTAAGGAAGAGAGCTCTACTTCCCATtctaaaaaagtgaaaaaaacagagagggagaagcagTTGGCAACaaaaaagaaggatgaaaagCAGACAGAAGATGCTGCAGCAAAGATGGCTTTAGAACAGGCAAATGAGAGCTTTTCTCTAAATTCTGGTAAAAGTAGCACCAAAAAGATCACAACACAGTCCAGGAAAAAGAGGGTGGGAGCTTCAGATTCCTCCAGCACATCATCtgacagtgacagcagtgaattaaatgtaaaggaaaataaatcttccCATAAACCTGTAGTGGAGACACTTCCCAAAGACAAATACCAAGCTGCTTCAGATTCTGATGTGGAAACTAATAAAGTGACTGTAAAGTCTAACACTGAAAAGACTAAGACTgcaattaataaaaatgctaaaaaaccCCAGTCTTCTAGTTCAGATTCTGACTCAAGTACAGAGGATGAGAAGGTGACACCAGCACAAGACAGCACTGTGAAGGAAAAATCAGTGCCAAACCATGTGGTGGCTGTAAATGCCAGCACCAAGGCTCCCAAAGCAAAGAGCTCCTCTTCAGACTCTGATAGTTCAGATTCAGACACACTTGTCATTAAAAAAtctgcagcaggtgctgcacTGGGTAATTCCCTAGTAAGGAACTGCACTAAACAGTTGCCAGCCAGTGTCCAAGGACTGTTTGCCAGCCCAGGCCGTGGAAGGGGGCATGGAACAGGAGAGGATAACTTCTGGAGAGGACCTAGGGGCCGTGGGTTTCGTGGGATGATGAGGGGCCACGGGAGAGGAGCAAACCCTGGATTCTTCTTTAACTACAGCAGTGAAGGCCAGAAACAGAGGCAGTTAAATGAAGCTGCAACAAACACTTCTGTACTTGTCCAG AATCCCGTGGAGATTCCCAAAAGAGACTATACTGTGTTACCTCTTCTAGCTGCTCCACCCCAAGTGGGAGAAATAATTGCCTTTAAG CACCTGGAActaactgaaaattacagtCCTGAAATTTCAGACTATAAG GAGGCAAAAATAATCAGTTggaatgctgaaaaaaagcagattgAACTTGAGATCCTTTCAACATCAGCAGGACAGT cTGCTAAGGAGCCAGGGAAGTTCGATCTGGTGTACCAGTCTGCAGATGGAGTGGAGCTGGTCGAGTACGCGGTGCCTCAGGACACCAAG aTAACTGAAAGCTGGGATGCGCTGATAGAGCCAAGACTGATTGTGGAGCCTCCAGTTAACGGATCCGGCATGAAAATGGAACATCTAGGATGTGAAAAAATGTGA
- the SCPEP1 gene encoding retinoid-inducible serine carboxypeptidase isoform X3 — protein MFWWLYYANNPTQHFTELPLVLWLQGGPGASGCGYGNFEEIGPLDKAFKPRNTTWLQAASILFVDNPVGTGFSYVDDCSLFAQNLTTVVSDMMVFLGEFFKCRTEFQTIPFYIFSESYGGKMAAGIALELHKAVQKGTIKCNFMGTALGDSWISPLDSVLSWGPYLYSTSLLDDNGLAEVTAVAKEIMDAINKNQYGLATELWGKAEGVIEENTDNVNFYNILTKEVPEVKSDEQENLHLMRLYQRHVRKMHQSSLDELMNGPIRKKLMIIPDCVKWGGQSRQVFENMAEDFMKPVIDIVDQLLAANVSVTVYNGQLDLIVDTMGQEAWIRKLKWSDLDQFSQKKWKALYVSPESTETAAFHKAYENFAFFWILKAGHMVPADQGEMALKMLRMVTQQQH, from the exons ATGTTCTGGTGGCTCTACTATGCAAATAACCCAACCCAACACTTCACAGAGTTACCTCTCGTCTTGTGGCTTCAG GGAGGTCCAGGAGCTTCAGGCTGTGGATATGGGAACTTTGAAGAGATTGGTCCATTAGACAAAGCATTTAAACCAAGAAATACAACCTGG TTGCAGGCAGCCAGTATCTTGTTTGTGGATAATCCTGTGGGCACTGGATTCAGTTATGTGGATGATTGCAGCCTGTTTGCCCAAAACCTTACCACAGTAGTTTCTGATATGATGGTTTTTCTTGGAGAATTCTTCAAGTGTAGAACAGAATTCCAG ACCATCCCATTCTACATATTTTCTGAATCTTATGGAGGTAAAATGGCTGCTGGGATTGCTTTAGAGCTGCACAAG GCTGTTCAAAAAGGGACCATAAAGTGCAATTTTATGGGGACTGCTCTTGGAGACTCCTGGATTTCTCCTTTGG ACTCTGTGCTGTCCTGGGGGCCCTACCTTTACAGCACT TCTCTCCTTGATGATAATGGTCTAGCAGAGGTGACTGCTGTTGCCAAAGAAATAATGgatgcaataaataaaaatcagtatgGGCTGGCTACTGAGCTCTGGGGCAAGGCTGAAGGTGTCATTGAAGAG AACACAGACAATGTGAACTTTTATAACATCTTGACTAAGGAGGTTCCAGAAGTGAAATCAGATGAACAAGAAAATCTTCATCTCA TGCGGCTTTACCAGCGCCATGTCAGAAAAATGCATCAGAGCAGCCTCGATGAGCTGATGAATGGGCCCATCAGAAAGAAGCTGATGATCATTCCTGACTGTGTGAAGTGGGGAG GTCAGTCCAGACAGGTCTTTGAGAACATGGCTGAGGACTTCATGAAGCCTGTCATCGATATTGTTGATCAGCTTTTGGCAGCCAATGTCAGTGTTACAGTCTATAATGGGCAGCTGGACCTCATTGTTGACACCATGG GCCAGGAGGCATGGATCCGGAAACTGAAGTGGTCTGATTTGGACCAGTTCAGCCAGAAAAAGTGGAAGGCGCTGTATGTGTCTCCAGAATCCACAGAGACAGCTGCTTTCCACAAGGCCTATGAGAACTTCGCTTTCTTCTGGATTCTCAAGGCTGGGCACATG GTACCAGCTGACCAAGGAGAGATGGCACTCAAAATGCTCAGGATGgtgacccagcagcagcactag
- the SCPEP1 gene encoding retinoid-inducible serine carboxypeptidase isoform X1 — MGPLRLGVALSVLLLAAEVILCLCAYALLGDCEVMRSPQTPRSKYRDELSGSGHGANNAKAAGVVLRQPQEPKEVWGYVEVRSKAHMFWWLYYANNPTQHFTELPLVLWLQGGPGASGCGYGNFEEIGPLDKAFKPRNTTWLQAASILFVDNPVGTGFSYVDDCSLFAQNLTTVVSDMMVFLGEFFKCRTEFQTIPFYIFSESYGGKMAAGIALELHKAVQKGTIKCNFMGTALGDSWISPLDSVLSWGPYLYSTSLLDDNGLAEVTAVAKEIMDAINKNQYGLATELWGKAEGVIEENTDNVNFYNILTKEVPEVKSDEQENLHLMRLYQRHVRKMHQSSLDELMNGPIRKKLMIIPDCVKWGGQSRQVFENMAEDFMKPVIDIVDQLLAANVSVTVYNGQLDLIVDTMGQEAWIRKLKWSDLDQFSQKKWKALYVSPESTETAAFHKAYENFAFFWILKAGHMVPADQGEMALKMLRMVTQQQH, encoded by the exons ATGGGGCCGCTCCGACTTGGGGTCGCGCTGtccgtgctgctgctggcggCAG AAGTGATCCTCTGTCTATGTGCATATGCACTCCTTGGGGACTGTGAAGTGATGCGGTCTCCGCAGACGCCCAGGTCAAAGTACCGGGATGAGCTCAGTGGATCGGGCCATGGAGCCAATAACGCCAAGGCTGCGG GTGTAGTTCTgaggcagccccaggagcccaaAGAGGTGTGGGGATATGTGGAGGTTCGCAGCAAGGCCCACATGTTCTGGTGGCTCTACTATGCAAATAACCCAACCCAACACTTCACAGAGTTACCTCTCGTCTTGTGGCTTCAG GGAGGTCCAGGAGCTTCAGGCTGTGGATATGGGAACTTTGAAGAGATTGGTCCATTAGACAAAGCATTTAAACCAAGAAATACAACCTGG TTGCAGGCAGCCAGTATCTTGTTTGTGGATAATCCTGTGGGCACTGGATTCAGTTATGTGGATGATTGCAGCCTGTTTGCCCAAAACCTTACCACAGTAGTTTCTGATATGATGGTTTTTCTTGGAGAATTCTTCAAGTGTAGAACAGAATTCCAG ACCATCCCATTCTACATATTTTCTGAATCTTATGGAGGTAAAATGGCTGCTGGGATTGCTTTAGAGCTGCACAAG GCTGTTCAAAAAGGGACCATAAAGTGCAATTTTATGGGGACTGCTCTTGGAGACTCCTGGATTTCTCCTTTGG ACTCTGTGCTGTCCTGGGGGCCCTACCTTTACAGCACT TCTCTCCTTGATGATAATGGTCTAGCAGAGGTGACTGCTGTTGCCAAAGAAATAATGgatgcaataaataaaaatcagtatgGGCTGGCTACTGAGCTCTGGGGCAAGGCTGAAGGTGTCATTGAAGAG AACACAGACAATGTGAACTTTTATAACATCTTGACTAAGGAGGTTCCAGAAGTGAAATCAGATGAACAAGAAAATCTTCATCTCA TGCGGCTTTACCAGCGCCATGTCAGAAAAATGCATCAGAGCAGCCTCGATGAGCTGATGAATGGGCCCATCAGAAAGAAGCTGATGATCATTCCTGACTGTGTGAAGTGGGGAG GTCAGTCCAGACAGGTCTTTGAGAACATGGCTGAGGACTTCATGAAGCCTGTCATCGATATTGTTGATCAGCTTTTGGCAGCCAATGTCAGTGTTACAGTCTATAATGGGCAGCTGGACCTCATTGTTGACACCATGG GCCAGGAGGCATGGATCCGGAAACTGAAGTGGTCTGATTTGGACCAGTTCAGCCAGAAAAAGTGGAAGGCGCTGTATGTGTCTCCAGAATCCACAGAGACAGCTGCTTTCCACAAGGCCTATGAGAACTTCGCTTTCTTCTGGATTCTCAAGGCTGGGCACATG GTACCAGCTGACCAAGGAGAGATGGCACTCAAAATGCTCAGGATGgtgacccagcagcagcactag
- the SCPEP1 gene encoding retinoid-inducible serine carboxypeptidase isoform X2, producing MGPLRLGVALSVLLLAAGVVLRQPQEPKEVWGYVEVRSKAHMFWWLYYANNPTQHFTELPLVLWLQGGPGASGCGYGNFEEIGPLDKAFKPRNTTWLQAASILFVDNPVGTGFSYVDDCSLFAQNLTTVVSDMMVFLGEFFKCRTEFQTIPFYIFSESYGGKMAAGIALELHKAVQKGTIKCNFMGTALGDSWISPLDSVLSWGPYLYSTSLLDDNGLAEVTAVAKEIMDAINKNQYGLATELWGKAEGVIEENTDNVNFYNILTKEVPEVKSDEQENLHLMRLYQRHVRKMHQSSLDELMNGPIRKKLMIIPDCVKWGGQSRQVFENMAEDFMKPVIDIVDQLLAANVSVTVYNGQLDLIVDTMGQEAWIRKLKWSDLDQFSQKKWKALYVSPESTETAAFHKAYENFAFFWILKAGHMVPADQGEMALKMLRMVTQQQH from the exons ATGGGGCCGCTCCGACTTGGGGTCGCGCTGtccgtgctgctgctggcggCAG GTGTAGTTCTgaggcagccccaggagcccaaAGAGGTGTGGGGATATGTGGAGGTTCGCAGCAAGGCCCACATGTTCTGGTGGCTCTACTATGCAAATAACCCAACCCAACACTTCACAGAGTTACCTCTCGTCTTGTGGCTTCAG GGAGGTCCAGGAGCTTCAGGCTGTGGATATGGGAACTTTGAAGAGATTGGTCCATTAGACAAAGCATTTAAACCAAGAAATACAACCTGG TTGCAGGCAGCCAGTATCTTGTTTGTGGATAATCCTGTGGGCACTGGATTCAGTTATGTGGATGATTGCAGCCTGTTTGCCCAAAACCTTACCACAGTAGTTTCTGATATGATGGTTTTTCTTGGAGAATTCTTCAAGTGTAGAACAGAATTCCAG ACCATCCCATTCTACATATTTTCTGAATCTTATGGAGGTAAAATGGCTGCTGGGATTGCTTTAGAGCTGCACAAG GCTGTTCAAAAAGGGACCATAAAGTGCAATTTTATGGGGACTGCTCTTGGAGACTCCTGGATTTCTCCTTTGG ACTCTGTGCTGTCCTGGGGGCCCTACCTTTACAGCACT TCTCTCCTTGATGATAATGGTCTAGCAGAGGTGACTGCTGTTGCCAAAGAAATAATGgatgcaataaataaaaatcagtatgGGCTGGCTACTGAGCTCTGGGGCAAGGCTGAAGGTGTCATTGAAGAG AACACAGACAATGTGAACTTTTATAACATCTTGACTAAGGAGGTTCCAGAAGTGAAATCAGATGAACAAGAAAATCTTCATCTCA TGCGGCTTTACCAGCGCCATGTCAGAAAAATGCATCAGAGCAGCCTCGATGAGCTGATGAATGGGCCCATCAGAAAGAAGCTGATGATCATTCCTGACTGTGTGAAGTGGGGAG GTCAGTCCAGACAGGTCTTTGAGAACATGGCTGAGGACTTCATGAAGCCTGTCATCGATATTGTTGATCAGCTTTTGGCAGCCAATGTCAGTGTTACAGTCTATAATGGGCAGCTGGACCTCATTGTTGACACCATGG GCCAGGAGGCATGGATCCGGAAACTGAAGTGGTCTGATTTGGACCAGTTCAGCCAGAAAAAGTGGAAGGCGCTGTATGTGTCTCCAGAATCCACAGAGACAGCTGCTTTCCACAAGGCCTATGAGAACTTCGCTTTCTTCTGGATTCTCAAGGCTGGGCACATG GTACCAGCTGACCAAGGAGAGATGGCACTCAAAATGCTCAGGATGgtgacccagcagcagcactag